ATCGCTCATCGCTTATCTTTTTGATGGGTTTCGTAGGGCGCCGTACCCATTTGCACGCAAACAAGTCTCCGAGAGATTGGCGTCAGTACGTAACAGTTTTTCGAAGCGAGCCTTAGATACTGCGCGGAGCATTTTTCGTGCGCCAATGGCGGCGAAGGCGCTTTTTTGGTGCAATTGTAAACAGTCTAATCGCTTTGAATGTATTTCATTTCATATCAATCAATAGGATGGATTTATTGGCTCATAGTTTGCTTTGGCTTTCGCCTTGAGTTCGAACATGACAAGACACCAATATGAGGAGGACGAATGGAAGCCGAGTTAATGCAAATGATGGCGCGCTTCAAGCTCAAATTGTTGCGTGTGTTGAGCGTCAAGGTGGATACCTATCGGTTTTTGGCTGACAAAGAATATGCGATGGCTATTTTAAAAACAGCCGATCAGTCCGAGGACGAAGATTTGCTCGTGCTGTCCATGCAGGTTTCGGATTATCTCGGCCTTCTTGAGACGCCCGAAATCCCCGAGCCAGCAAATAAGCCCAAGTCAAAGCCTGGCAAAGCCCCTGATGAAGAGAAAAAAGATCGTTATCTTTTCGGTGCGCGCGGCTAGCCTGGCCGAGTGCATATAAGCGATCTGACTGGACAAGGCTCGCCGTCGCCACCAAAATGCGCCTGCATTGCAATGGATGACGGGGATAGGTGGCATGAGTATTAAATCGGATCGCTGGATTCGTGAAATGGCTGAAAAGCACGGCATGATTGAACCCTTCGCGCCACAACAGGTGCGAAGCGAGCAGGGCGATCGACTGATTTCATATGGTACGTCCAGCTATGGCTACGACGTGCGGTGTGCAAACGAATTCAAGGTGTTCACGAATATCAACTCAACCATTGTCGACCCGAAGTCATTCGATGAGCGGAGTTTCGTGAACATCGAATCGGATGTTTGCATTATTCCGCCAAACTCGTTTGCCTTGGCGCGAACGATCGAATACTTCCGTATTCCACGAAAAGTGCTGACTATTTGCCTGGGTAAATCCACCTACGCCCGTTGCGGAATTATCGTGAATGTAACCCCGCTTGAACCGGAATGGGAAGGTCATGTCACGCTTGAGTTCTCGAATACGACCCCATTGCCAGCGCGCATTTACGCCAACGAAGGCGTCGCCCAAATGCTGTTTTTGGAATCTGATGAAGAGTGCGAAACTTCGTACAAAGATCGTGGCGGCAAATATCAGGGCCAGCGTGGCGTTACTTTGCCAACAGCCTGATTTAACCATTCTCACCGAACACGACCACCGAGATAATCTTAATTCCTTTCGAGTTGAGGGTCGGTGTTCATTCTCTCAATGAAATGATTGGCCAGCCTTCTGTCAAAGCGTATTCGCGCAGTACCTTATCCGGGTCAACTGCAACTGGATGATCAACTGCCTTGAGCAAAGGCAGGTCATTTTGCGAGTCTGAATAGAACCAGGTTTTGGTTGGTTGCAGTTGCCGCACGTGCAGCCACTGCGTCAGTGCGGTTTGTTTTCCAGCCTGAAAGGTTGGCGTGCCATCATAGCCTCCGGTGTATCTGCCTTCATTGATGCTTGGCTGGGTTGCGAGCAAATGTTCAATGCCGAACAGCTCGGCGATTGGTTGGGTAACGAAGGCATTGGTGGCCGTAATGATGAGCATCTCATCACCGCGCTGGCGGTGATGTTCAACCAAGTTTTTCGCTTTATCCGTCACCATTGGCGCTATTTTTTCGGCCACAAACTGTTCGCGCCATGCATGCAGCTGTTCGATGGGGAATTTCGCCAAAGGCGCCAGCGAGAAGCGCAGGAATGCATCAATATCCAGGGTTCCGCGCTGGTACTCTTCATAAAAGATCTGGTTTTGCTGCGCGTATGCTGCGCCATCAACCGCATCAATATCCGCCAGAAATTGTCCCCATGCATGGTCAGAATCGCCCGCAAGCAAGGTGTTATCCAGATCAAAAATTGCCAGTTGCATTTAGTACCTCGGGGTGAAATTAGGGGAGATGCAAGCGGGTTTCGGTACCCTTAAAAATTACTTTAGTCCAGCCGGTCTTTTTGTTTTGCCAAACAGGGGCAACCCGTGGAAAATGGCAGTAAGACTCCGATGGAGATGGGCGACATGATATCGGCCCATTCTTCCTCGGTTGCGGCGACAGGCGATATTGTCTGTTGATCTGCCCATTTTGGCGTTTGACCTTTTGAATTTGAGTATAACTGTGATCGACCGTGATGGATTCCGCCCGAATGTCGGCATCATTTTAATTAACCATGCCGGTGAAGTCTTCTGGGGCAAGCGTGCAGGGCATCGTTCGTGGCAATTTCCCCAGGGGGGGATTAATGATGACGAGCGCCCTTTGGCTGCGATGTATCGTGAGCTGCAAGAAGAAACCGGTCTGAAGCCCACTGACGTCGAAGTAATCAGTTGGACTTGCGGGTGGCTTCGTTACCGCCTGCCGCGCA
This region of Halothiobacillus neapolitanus c2 genomic DNA includes:
- a CDS encoding HAD family hydrolase encodes the protein MQLAIFDLDNTLLAGDSDHAWGQFLADIDAVDGAAYAQQNQIFYEEYQRGTLDIDAFLRFSLAPLAKFPIEQLHAWREQFVAEKIAPMVTDKAKNLVEHHRQRGDEMLIITATNAFVTQPIAELFGIEHLLATQPSINEGRYTGGYDGTPTFQAGKQTALTQWLHVRQLQPTKTWFYSDSQNDLPLLKAVDHPVAVDPDKVLREYALTEGWPIISLRE
- the dcd gene encoding dCTP deaminase — encoded protein: MSIKSDRWIREMAEKHGMIEPFAPQQVRSEQGDRLISYGTSSYGYDVRCANEFKVFTNINSTIVDPKSFDERSFVNIESDVCIIPPNSFALARTIEYFRIPRKVLTICLGKSTYARCGIIVNVTPLEPEWEGHVTLEFSNTTPLPARIYANEGVAQMLFLESDEECETSYKDRGGKYQGQRGVTLPTA